In Alphaproteobacteria bacterium, a genomic segment contains:
- a CDS encoding DUF2336 domain-containing protein: MTSERLMHQLREILSSISNDRSQSNVGVAAALAKLILELGVSDKVSRFSILLIELVKAIIREVEKPVRKMLADELASDSRASRGIVRALAEDDIDVAWPILLRSKSLEDTDLIEIAIKGSIRHRLAIAQRELVEEVVSAAVMAFGEPEVAKSLLANSGARISERTFVRIAELAKEWGDMQPPLSARPDLPAVIALEMLEWAIDGVHEKLYAAIGGDKAKLRRIVLSALDGEKIAGDLAEALRERLDASAAGGVRVGEEDLALILNTLPDDRRDLKELAVSEFLSEPLKIVRGTVRSGSPEQFAVLCRAADISKRMFESICDQLGPASLFERSGWLLQATKAFQSMSVSQAQMAASSVARKL; the protein is encoded by the coding sequence ATGACCAGTGAGAGGCTGATGCACCAGCTGCGGGAGATCCTATCGTCGATCTCCAACGACCGCAGCCAATCGAATGTTGGTGTCGCCGCCGCCCTCGCCAAGCTGATTTTGGAACTGGGCGTCTCCGACAAGGTCTCGCGTTTCAGCATTCTGTTGATCGAGCTGGTCAAGGCGATCATCCGCGAAGTCGAAAAGCCGGTGCGCAAGATGCTGGCCGACGAACTCGCGTCGGACTCGCGCGCGTCGCGCGGCATCGTGCGCGCCTTGGCCGAGGACGATATCGACGTCGCTTGGCCGATCCTGCTGCGCAGCAAGTCGCTCGAGGATACCGACTTGATCGAGATCGCGATCAAGGGATCGATTCGCCATCGTTTGGCGATCGCGCAGCGCGAATTGGTCGAGGAAGTGGTCAGCGCCGCGGTGATGGCCTTCGGCGAACCGGAAGTCGCCAAGTCGCTTCTCGCCAATTCCGGCGCGCGCATTTCCGAACGCACTTTCGTGCGCATCGCCGAACTCGCCAAGGAGTGGGGCGACATGCAGCCGCCGCTGTCGGCGCGTCCCGACCTGCCCGCCGTGATTGCGCTCGAAATGCTTGAATGGGCGATCGACGGGGTGCACGAGAAACTCTATGCCGCGATCGGCGGCGACAAGGCCAAACTGCGGCGTATCGTGCTATCGGCCCTGGACGGCGAGAAGATCGCCGGCGACCTGGCCGAAGCGTTGCGCGAGCGGCTCGACGCGTCCGCCGCGGGCGGCGTGCGGGTCGGCGAAGAGGATCTGGCTTTGATCCTGAACACGCTGCCCGACGATCGGCGCGATTTGAAGGAACTCGCGGTCAGCGAATTCCTGTCGGAACCGTTGAAGATCGTGCGCGGCACGGTGCGCAGCGGTTCGCCCGAACAATTCGCCGTGCTGTGCCGTGCGGCCGATATCTCTAAACGCATGTTCGAAAGCATTTGCGATCAGCTCGGGCCCGCGAGCCTGTTCGAGCGTTCGGGCTGGCTGCTGCAAGCGACGAAGGCGTTCCAGTCGATGAGCGTGTCTCAGGCGCAGATGGCCGCTTCGTCGGTCGCCCGCAAATTGTGA
- the fliG gene encoding flagellar motor switch protein FliG has translation MRILDDYRALSGQEKAAILLLSLGEEVASKLFALMSDDEIKELSQTMAGLGNVNASIIERLVIEFADQISATGSLAGTFDSAERFLGKVLDKKRASDILDEIRGPMGRTMWDKLANVNESILSNYLKNEYPQTVAVVLSKIKADHAARVLATMPDAFAMEVVMRMLRMESVGKEVLEDVERVLRTEFMANIAKQNRRDTHEMMAEIFNALDRTTEARFTTALEERNRDSAERIRALMFKFEDLSRLDPGGVQTLLRAVDKSKLALALKGANEGLRDLFFSNMSERAGKLLKEEIEALGPVRARDVIEAQGAMINTAKDLAARNEIVLSKGGKGGDDDLIY, from the coding sequence ATGCGCATTCTCGACGATTACCGCGCCCTGTCGGGGCAGGAGAAAGCAGCGATCCTCCTGCTGTCGCTGGGCGAGGAAGTCGCGAGCAAGCTCTTCGCGCTGATGTCGGACGACGAGATCAAGGAATTGTCCCAGACCATGGCCGGGCTGGGCAATGTCAACGCGTCGATCATCGAACGTCTGGTCATCGAGTTCGCGGATCAGATTTCGGCGACGGGCTCGCTCGCCGGCACGTTCGATTCGGCCGAGCGCTTCCTCGGCAAGGTCCTCGACAAGAAGCGCGCATCGGACATTCTCGACGAGATCCGCGGTCCGATGGGCCGCACGATGTGGGACAAGCTCGCCAACGTCAACGAGTCGATCCTCTCCAACTATCTCAAGAACGAATATCCGCAGACCGTCGCGGTCGTGCTGTCGAAGATCAAAGCCGACCATGCGGCGCGCGTGCTGGCGACGATGCCCGACGCTTTCGCGATGGAAGTCGTCATGCGCATGCTGCGCATGGAAAGCGTGGGAAAAGAGGTTTTGGAGGACGTCGAGCGCGTTCTGCGCACCGAATTCATGGCGAATATCGCCAAGCAGAACCGTCGCGACACGCACGAAATGATGGCCGAAATCTTCAACGCCCTCGATCGGACGACCGAGGCGCGTTTCACCACGGCGCTGGAGGAACGCAATCGGGATTCCGCCGAGCGGATTCGCGCGCTGATGTTCAAATTCGAGGATCTCTCGCGCCTCGATCCCGGCGGGGTGCAAACATTGCTGCGCGCCGTCGATAAGTCGAAACTCGCCCTCGCTTTGAAAGGGGCGAACGAGGGGCTACGCGACCTGTTCTTTTCCAACATGTCCGAGCGCGCGGGCAAGCTTTTGAAAGAGGAGATCGAGGCGTTGGGACCGGTCCGCGCACGCGACGTGATCGAAGCGCAGGGCGCCATGATCAACACGGCGAAGGATCTCGCGGCACGGAACGAGATTGTGTTGTCAAAAGGTGGAAAAGGCGGCGATGACGATCTCATCTATTGA
- a CDS encoding ABC transporter permease, whose protein sequence is MKARWHWILLPSLLLSLGLLLASQIAFLRGGFFRDLRLGRMGTDFTLANYERFFTDPLYLDSLLLTVRLSLTVALLTLLVGFPIAYVLARLKSRWTLVLLAGIIAASFITIVIKVLGLIIIFSSGGFLNRFLMWTGIVSSPIAIVGNPGGVVIGLMHFTMGFSILLLYSVVQTIPRSLEEAAEIHGAPRWRVFARVILPLSLPGLVVTGLIVFNLCMGAFTSAALIGGGKVYTLPVLIQQTVINQTRYGMGATISAVLMLVTLAINGLSVLAMSKLDKRRSAVA, encoded by the coding sequence ATGAAGGCGCGCTGGCACTGGATCCTGCTGCCGTCGCTGCTGCTGTCGCTGGGCTTGCTGCTCGCGTCGCAAATCGCGTTCTTGCGCGGCGGTTTCTTCCGCGATTTGCGCTTGGGCCGGATGGGCACCGACTTCACGCTGGCGAATTACGAGCGCTTTTTCACCGATCCGCTTTATCTCGACTCTCTGCTGCTGACGGTGCGCCTGTCGCTGACGGTCGCGTTGCTCACGCTGCTGGTCGGCTTTCCGATCGCCTATGTCCTCGCGCGGCTTAAGTCGCGCTGGACGCTAGTACTGCTCGCCGGGATCATCGCCGCGTCCTTCATCACCATCGTGATCAAGGTGCTCGGCCTTATCATCATCTTTTCCAGCGGCGGATTCCTCAATCGCTTCCTGATGTGGACCGGCATCGTGTCCTCGCCCATCGCCATCGTCGGCAATCCCGGCGGCGTGGTCATCGGGCTGATGCATTTCACGATGGGGTTCTCGATCCTGCTGCTCTACAGCGTGGTGCAAACGATCCCGCGCTCGCTGGAGGAAGCGGCCGAGATCCACGGTGCGCCGCGCTGGCGCGTCTTCGCGCGCGTGATCCTGCCGCTGAGCCTGCCCGGCCTCGTCGTCACCGGCTTGATCGTTTTCAATCTGTGCATGGGCGCCTTCACCTCGGCGGCGCTGATCGGCGGCGGCAAAGTCTACACCCTGCCCGTGCTGATCCAGCAGACGGTCATCAACCAAACGCGCTACGGCATGGGCGCCACGATCTCCGCGGTTCTCATGCTCGTGACGCTGGCCATCAACGGATTGTCGGTGCTGGCGATGAGCAAGCTCGATAAGCGCCGGAGTGCGGTGGCATGA
- a CDS encoding nucleoside deaminase, which yields MYVDAFMTRAIELSAQALTEKGCEPFGAVVVKDGKIVGEGYNHAVQRHDPTSHSEIEAIRDACRNLATVDLSQTEMYTSCEPCALCVSAMLIAGVERVYYAVTLEQSDAALAHLGQDKRPYEMDAAALRIQVGLPMAARRMASESRRADDAKAIIEAWARAQESR from the coding sequence ATGTATGTCGATGCCTTCATGACCCGCGCGATCGAATTGTCGGCGCAAGCGCTGACGGAGAAGGGCTGCGAGCCCTTCGGCGCGGTGGTCGTGAAGGACGGCAAGATTGTGGGGGAGGGCTATAACCACGCCGTCCAGCGCCACGATCCGACCTCGCATAGCGAAATCGAGGCGATCCGCGACGCGTGCCGCAATCTCGCGACGGTCGATTTGTCGCAAACCGAGATGTACACGTCGTGCGAGCCTTGCGCCTTGTGCGTCTCGGCGATGCTGATCGCGGGAGTGGAGCGCGTTTATTACGCCGTGACCCTCGAACAATCGGACGCGGCGTTGGCGCATCTCGGTCAAGACAAGCGGCCTTACGAAATGGATGCAGCCGCGCTGCGCATTCAAGTCGGCTTGCCGATGGCAGCGCGCCGCATGGCGTCGGAATCCCGTCGCGCCGACGACGCCAAAGCGATCATCGAAGCCTGGGCGCGGGCGCAAGAGTCGCGCTGA
- a CDS encoding mandelate racemase/muconate lactonizing enzyme family protein, with product MTIRIVDVREVTKPIASPIRNAYIDFSKMTSSLVAVVTNVERNGKTVVGYGFNSNGRYGQGGLIRERFADRLKEADPKSLLDATGENIDPDKAWAAMMKNEKPGGHGERSVAVGTLDMAIWDAVAKIAGKPLFRLLAERHGRTANPRVFVYAAGGYYYPGKDNSALRKEMRGYLERGYNVVKMKIGGASIAEDRGRIEAVLDEIGPKNQLAVDANGRFDLETAIAYAKMLRDYPLFWYEEAGDPLDYHVQASLAEFYPGPMATGENLFSHQDARNLIRYGGMRPDRDWLQFDCALSYGLCEYQRTLEVLKTYGWSPSRCVPHGGHQMSLNIAAGLGLGGNESYPDLFQPYGGFPDGVKVIDGHITMPDLPGIGFEGKSDLYAEMKALAS from the coding sequence ATGACCATCCGTATCGTTGACGTCCGCGAAGTCACCAAGCCGATCGCGTCGCCCATCCGCAACGCCTATATCGACTTCTCGAAGATGACGTCGAGCTTGGTGGCGGTCGTCACCAACGTGGAGCGCAACGGCAAAACGGTCGTCGGCTATGGCTTCAATTCGAACGGGCGCTACGGCCAAGGCGGGTTGATCCGCGAACGTTTCGCCGACCGGCTGAAGGAAGCCGATCCCAAATCGCTGCTCGACGCGACGGGCGAAAATATCGACCCGGATAAGGCTTGGGCGGCGATGATGAAGAACGAGAAGCCGGGCGGGCACGGCGAGCGTTCGGTCGCGGTCGGCACGCTCGACATGGCGATTTGGGATGCGGTCGCCAAGATCGCCGGCAAGCCGCTGTTCCGTTTGCTCGCCGAGCGCCACGGCCGCACGGCGAACCCGCGCGTCTTCGTCTATGCCGCCGGCGGCTATTATTATCCCGGCAAGGACAATTCGGCGCTGCGCAAGGAAATGCGCGGCTATCTCGAGCGCGGCTACAACGTCGTGAAAATGAAAATCGGCGGGGCGTCGATCGCCGAAGATCGCGGCCGTATCGAAGCCGTGCTCGACGAAATCGGGCCCAAGAACCAGCTCGCGGTCGATGCCAATGGGCGCTTCGACCTCGAAACCGCCATCGCCTACGCCAAGATGCTGCGCGACTATCCGCTGTTCTGGTACGAGGAAGCGGGCGATCCCTTGGACTACCACGTCCAAGCGTCGCTGGCCGAGTTCTATCCCGGCCCGATGGCGACGGGCGAAAACCTGTTCAGCCATCAGGACGCGCGCAATCTGATCCGCTATGGCGGGATGCGCCCCGATCGCGATTGGCTGCAATTCGATTGCGCGCTGTCCTATGGGCTTTGCGAATACCAGCGCACGCTGGAAGTGCTCAAGACTTATGGCTGGTCGCCGAGCCGTTGCGTGCCGCATGGCGGACATCAAATGTCGCTCAACATCGCCGCCGGTCTCGGCCTCGGCGGGAATGAAAGCTATCCCGATCTGTTCCAGCCTTATGGCGGGTTCCCGGACGGCGTGAAGGTGATCGACGGGCACATCACGATGCCCGATCTGCCGGGCATTGGGTTCGAAGGCAAATCGGACCTCTATGCCGAGATGAAAGCGCTGGCGAGTTGA
- a CDS encoding aromatic ring-hydroxylating dioxygenase subunit alpha, translating to MTVAAEAIERILGKAALDELRKPITQACGLPGAAYTSEDFFKLEQKNLFARTWMCLAFASDVPKPGDAIPLMAAGLPLILVRDRAGAIRVFHNVCRHRAAMMVTEPCSNLKQFACPYHAWAYDLDGRLKSTPFFDGTKNGNERAGLDMSDLGLVPVRTAVWHHWVFINLDGKAAPFEEHVRPLEDLIQGADIGATRIAHREDWEWRGNWKMQNDNWETYHHVWVHKNVFTKITDDLDLATGEPIAEPIPLGTVVTLKRRGDQDFYPAAGQLPLIPFPEGKKRVRCTSVVFPNMTLTLQSDHLASVIADPVAADRTVSKMGFFFVGDAATAPEFAEQRKKTLARWLGETGQMRDYGGIRSQDMKIWEQQQIARQSPVADKVVFSPVWEKNVHHFQRMLVDVMSA from the coding sequence ATGACGGTAGCGGCGGAAGCCATCGAGCGGATCCTGGGCAAGGCGGCGCTGGACGAGTTGCGCAAGCCGATCACGCAGGCATGTGGCCTGCCGGGAGCCGCCTATACCAGCGAAGATTTCTTTAAGCTGGAACAGAAAAACCTATTTGCGCGCACCTGGATGTGCCTGGCCTTCGCCAGCGACGTGCCGAAACCGGGCGATGCTATCCCGCTCATGGCGGCAGGACTTCCGCTCATCCTCGTGCGCGACCGCGCCGGCGCGATCCGGGTGTTCCACAATGTGTGCCGGCACCGCGCCGCCATGATGGTGACGGAGCCCTGCTCGAATTTGAAGCAATTCGCCTGCCCCTATCATGCGTGGGCCTATGATCTCGACGGGCGATTGAAATCGACGCCGTTTTTCGACGGTACCAAGAATGGCAACGAACGCGCCGGGCTCGACATGTCCGATCTCGGCCTCGTGCCCGTGCGGACGGCGGTTTGGCATCACTGGGTGTTCATCAATCTCGACGGCAAGGCGGCCCCTTTCGAGGAACATGTCCGCCCGCTCGAGGATTTGATTCAAGGGGCCGATATCGGCGCCACGCGCATCGCCCATCGCGAGGATTGGGAATGGCGCGGCAATTGGAAAATGCAGAACGACAATTGGGAGACCTATCACCACGTTTGGGTTCACAAGAACGTCTTCACCAAGATCACCGACGATTTGGATCTTGCGACGGGCGAACCGATCGCGGAACCCATTCCGCTCGGCACCGTCGTCACGCTGAAGCGGCGCGGCGATCAGGATTTCTATCCCGCCGCCGGCCAATTGCCGTTGATCCCGTTCCCCGAAGGCAAGAAGCGCGTGCGTTGCACCAGCGTCGTGTTCCCGAACATGACGCTGACGCTGCAATCGGATCATCTCGCCTCGGTCATCGCCGATCCCGTCGCGGCCGATCGCACCGTGTCGAAGATGGGTTTCTTCTTTGTGGGCGACGCGGCGACCGCGCCCGAATTCGCCGAGCAGCGCAAGAAGACGCTGGCACGCTGGCTTGGCGAAACCGGACAGATGCGCGACTATGGCGGCATCCGCAGCCAGGATATGAAGATCTGGGAACAGCAGCAGATCGCGCGCCAATCGCCGGTCGCGGACAAGGTCGTCTTCTCGCCGGTGTGGGAGAAGAACGTGCACCATTTCCAGCGTATGCTGGTCGATGTGATGAGCGCCTAA
- a CDS encoding ABC transporter permease, which produces MMNRYRALARARGVASVTWIAAAFVFLFAPLVVVVGASFDGGNRTFLNFPPQEFSTRWYFQIAPDLFQSLALAIGLGLTTAFLACILGVPAALGLVRAEFRGKAIVAALFRAPLQIPAVVIGVSFLKLYYLIGDVFGLRLVGTLPGLLIAHLFLATPYVIGSVVAVLQRFNLRLEEAALSLGASRMRTFRRVTLPLIMPGVYAGAMYAFLVSFGDVPVSLFLGGPGMQPFAAKIFNLMEYDFDPSLLAISTYIIVGSFAAIYFLQRAIGLDQLTRSGGG; this is translated from the coding sequence ATGATGAACCGTTATCGCGCCCTCGCCCGCGCGCGCGGTGTTGCCTCCGTCACTTGGATCGCCGCCGCCTTCGTGTTTTTGTTCGCACCCTTGGTCGTCGTCGTCGGCGCATCGTTCGACGGCGGCAATCGCACCTTCCTCAATTTCCCGCCGCAGGAGTTCTCGACGCGCTGGTATTTCCAGATCGCGCCCGACCTGTTCCAGTCGCTGGCACTCGCCATCGGCCTTGGCCTGACGACCGCGTTCCTCGCCTGTATTCTCGGCGTGCCGGCGGCGCTGGGGCTCGTGCGCGCGGAGTTCCGCGGCAAGGCGATCGTCGCCGCGCTGTTCCGGGCGCCCTTGCAAATTCCCGCCGTGGTGATCGGGGTTTCGTTCCTGAAACTCTATTATCTCATCGGCGACGTGTTCGGCCTGCGCTTGGTCGGCACGCTGCCGGGCCTGCTGATCGCGCATCTGTTCTTGGCGACGCCCTATGTGATCGGCTCGGTCGTCGCGGTGTTGCAGCGTTTCAATCTGCGCCTGGAAGAAGCGGCGTTGAGTTTGGGTGCTTCGCGTATGCGCACCTTCCGGCGCGTGACGCTGCCGCTGATCATGCCCGGCGTTTACGCGGGCGCCATGTACGCGTTCCTCGTCTCGTTCGGCGACGTGCCGGTCTCGCTGTTCCTCGGCGGGCCGGGCATGCAGCCTTTCGCGGCGAAGATCTTCAATCTGATGGAATACGACTTCGATCCGTCGCTGCTCGCGATCTCGACCTACATCATCGTCGGCTCGTTCGCCGCGATCTATTTCCTGCAACGCGCCATCGGTCTCGACCAGCTCACGCGCTCGGGCGGCGGCTGA
- a CDS encoding 2-dehydropantoate 2-reductase: MRIAIVGAGSIGGAIAHALALTGHDPVVVARGATKAALARDGFTVTRAGRIEKSAPRVVADPAAAGIQDMVIGALKAHDWPGAVDLFMPLMGPDTLLLPAINGLPWWYFQRQGGARDGAILETVDPGGMLSKRFDPARIVGTVVYMAVSRPAPGHLAWPTGERLVIGDVAAGAGNAERAAIPLRAAGLNVEIASDSRHAMWTKLLGNASFNPISVLVRAGVTAILDDPHWRAMGAAVMREIMALSTAAGCAVDIDVEARLEAMRRLGDFKSSMLQDFEAGRKLEIGPLVEAPREFGRLTGVATPVLDELSARMKAYA; this comes from the coding sequence ATGCGCATCGCGATCGTCGGGGCCGGTTCGATCGGCGGCGCGATCGCGCATGCGCTGGCGCTGACGGGGCACGACCCCGTCGTCGTCGCGCGCGGCGCCACCAAGGCCGCGTTGGCGCGCGACGGTTTCACGGTGACGCGCGCGGGAAGGATCGAGAAATCCGCCCCGCGCGTCGTCGCCGATCCCGCCGCGGCGGGCATTCAAGACATGGTGATCGGCGCGCTGAAAGCCCATGATTGGCCGGGAGCCGTCGATCTGTTCATGCCATTGATGGGGCCGGACACGCTGTTGCTGCCCGCGATCAACGGGCTGCCATGGTGGTATTTCCAGCGCCAGGGCGGCGCACGCGACGGCGCGATTCTGGAAACCGTCGATCCGGGCGGCATGTTGTCGAAGCGCTTCGATCCGGCGCGCATCGTCGGCACGGTCGTCTACATGGCCGTGTCGCGCCCCGCCCCCGGCCATCTCGCCTGGCCGACCGGCGAAAGGCTGGTGATCGGCGATGTCGCCGCCGGTGCGGGCAACGCGGAACGCGCGGCGATCCCGCTGCGCGCCGCCGGCCTCAATGTCGAGATCGCGTCCGACAGTCGTCACGCGATGTGGACGAAGCTGCTGGGCAATGCCAGCTTCAACCCGATTTCGGTATTGGTGCGCGCGGGCGTGACGGCCATTCTCGACGATCCGCATTGGCGCGCGATGGGCGCGGCCGTGATGCGCGAGATCATGGCGCTATCCACCGCCGCCGGCTGCGCGGTCGATATCGACGTCGAGGCGCGGCTGGAAGCCATGCGCCGTTTGGGTGATTTCAAATCCTCGATGCTGCAGGATTTCGAAGCGGGCCGGAAATTGGAAATCGGTCCGCTGGTCGAAGCGCCGCGCGAATTCGGCCGACTGACCGGCGTCGCCACGCCCGTGCTCGACGAACTCTCGGCGCGGATGAAGGCTTACGCCTAG
- a CDS encoding TetR/AcrR family transcriptional regulator has translation MRRLLLDAALALIEVEGVEGFSLRECARRAGVSHAAPAHHFVDKAGLLTEFAAEAFDELGRTIERRTLRTAGAPAKRFRETALGYIEFAIANRSRFQLMFRSDVVDVTSIRLRSAFDACHQRIYGAMAELLVGANGPNERSVAKMTMAWAAIHGFAVLALDGGFGAVFPGKGTDHARGGTRAIMDLAAGTVREVEKALKSA, from the coding sequence GTGCGCCGACTCCTGCTCGATGCGGCGCTGGCGCTGATCGAGGTCGAGGGTGTGGAAGGCTTCTCGCTGCGCGAATGCGCGCGCCGCGCCGGCGTTTCCCACGCCGCACCGGCCCATCATTTCGTCGATAAAGCGGGTTTGTTGACCGAATTCGCCGCCGAGGCGTTCGACGAGCTCGGCCGCACGATCGAGCGGCGCACGCTGCGCACGGCGGGGGCGCCCGCCAAACGCTTCCGCGAGACGGCGTTGGGCTATATCGAATTCGCGATCGCCAATCGCTCGCGCTTCCAGCTGATGTTCCGATCCGATGTCGTGGACGTCACGTCGATTCGCCTGCGCTCGGCGTTCGATGCGTGCCATCAGCGCATCTACGGCGCGATGGCCGAATTGCTCGTCGGCGCCAACGGACCCAACGAGCGCTCGGTCGCCAAGATGACCATGGCATGGGCGGCGATCCATGGTTTCGCCGTGCTCGCCCTCGACGGCGGCTTCGGCGCGGTGTTCCCGGGCAAGGGGACCGATCATGCGCGCGGCGGCACGCGCGCGATCATGGATCTCGCCGCCGGCACGGTCCGCGAAGTCGAGAAAGCCCTGAAATCGGCCTAG
- a CDS encoding extracellular solute-binding protein, with protein MRKLGRRSFLAGATAASALLAAPAIRAQTPNFAGQTLRVATFGGGWDRAVHKYAGVKLEALGAKVEYVTAPPRDNLAKLIAARGQAAPFDVVEMADLTWVDTYEAGFIQKINLDNIPNRKELLPTLADEWKVASWATQEGIVWHPERFAAAGVPGPERYRDLLHPALQRKIAIIDISQAGISQLLVGASIDEGGSQENITAGLEFVRKANPFQFWRVGAQAVTLMNSGDIMASTMHAGFAVQMRRAGLPVKFTHPKVGPTKRGLSKEGWLGVVKGTPVARAAEFFINEYISYDTQFGLATERGVVPINNRARDALVNDPLLKEMFLLSEADVANMVSVDFTKFNLDDATQRWSRMITSAK; from the coding sequence ATGCGCAAACTCGGCAGACGTTCGTTCCTTGCTGGTGCAACCGCCGCTTCGGCCCTTCTGGCCGCCCCGGCGATCCGCGCGCAAACCCCGAATTTCGCGGGCCAGACGTTGCGCGTCGCCACGTTCGGCGGCGGCTGGGATCGCGCCGTGCACAAATACGCGGGCGTGAAGCTCGAAGCGCTCGGCGCCAAGGTCGAATACGTGACCGCCCCGCCGCGCGACAATCTCGCCAAGCTGATCGCCGCGCGCGGCCAAGCCGCCCCGTTCGACGTGGTCGAGATGGCCGACCTCACCTGGGTCGACACGTACGAGGCGGGCTTCATCCAGAAGATCAATCTCGACAACATCCCGAACCGCAAGGAATTGCTGCCCACCCTCGCCGACGAATGGAAGGTCGCAAGCTGGGCCACGCAGGAAGGCATCGTCTGGCATCCGGAGCGTTTCGCCGCCGCCGGCGTGCCGGGGCCCGAACGTTATCGCGACCTGCTGCATCCCGCCCTCCAGCGCAAGATCGCGATCATCGACATCTCGCAGGCCGGCATCTCGCAATTGCTGGTCGGCGCGTCGATCGACGAAGGCGGCTCGCAGGAGAACATCACCGCCGGTCTCGAATTCGTGCGCAAGGCAAACCCGTTCCAGTTCTGGCGCGTGGGCGCGCAAGCGGTCACGCTGATGAACTCGGGCGATATCATGGCGTCGACGATGCACGCTGGCTTCGCCGTGCAGATGCGCCGCGCCGGTTTGCCGGTCAAGTTCACCCATCCGAAAGTCGGGCCGACAAAGCGCGGCCTGTCGAAGGAAGGCTGGCTCGGCGTCGTCAAGGGCACGCCGGTCGCGCGTGCGGCCGAATTCTTCATCAACGAGTACATTTCCTACGACACGCAATTCGGTCTGGCGACCGAACGCGGCGTGGTGCCGATCAACAACCGCGCGCGCGACGCGCTGGTCAACGATCCGCTGCTGAAGGAGATGTTCTTGCTCTCCGAGGCCGACGTCGCCAACATGGTGTCCGTCGATTTCACCAAGTTCAATCTCGACGACGCGACGCAGCGCTGGTCGCGGATGATCACCAGCGCGAAGTAA